One window of the Mycobacterium haemophilum DSM 44634 genome contains the following:
- the metX gene encoding homoserine O-acetyltransferase MetX: MTISDVGTQTLPAEGEVGLVDIGSLTTESGAVIDDVCIAVQRWGELSPARDNVVVVLHALTGDSHITGPAGPGHPTPGWWDGIAGPGAPIDTNRWCAVATNVLGGCRGSTGPSSLARDGKPWGSRFPLISVRDQVAADIAALAAMGITKVAAVVGGSMGGARALEWIVGHPDQVRSGLLLAVGARATADQIGTQTTQIAAIKTDPNWQGGDYYETGRAPDAGLTVARRFAHLTYRGEVELDTRFANGSQGNENPATGGRYAVQSYLEHQGDKLLARFDAGSYVVLTEALSSHDVGRGRGGVGAALRGCPVPVVVGGITSDRLYPLRLQQELAELLPGCTGLRVVDSIYGHDGFLVESEAVGTLIRQTLELADAGFREDVCSR, from the coding sequence ATGACAATCTCCGACGTCGGAACCCAGACGCTGCCGGCCGAAGGCGAGGTCGGCTTGGTCGACATCGGCTCGTTGACCACCGAAAGCGGTGCCGTCATCGACGACGTCTGTATCGCCGTTCAGCGCTGGGGTGAGTTGTCGCCTGCGCGAGACAACGTGGTGGTGGTACTGCATGCGCTCACCGGTGACTCGCACATCACCGGGCCCGCCGGACCGGGGCATCCCACACCTGGCTGGTGGGACGGGATAGCTGGGCCGGGTGCGCCGATCGACACCAACCGCTGGTGCGCGGTAGCCACCAACGTGCTGGGTGGTTGCCGTGGCTCCACCGGTCCCAGCTCGCTTGCCCGCGACGGAAAGCCTTGGGGCTCAAGATTTCCGCTGATATCGGTACGCGACCAGGTGGCGGCGGATATCGCCGCACTGGCCGCCATGGGAATTACCAAGGTTGCCGCCGTCGTTGGAGGATCCATGGGCGGCGCGCGGGCGCTGGAATGGATCGTCGGCCACCCGGATCAGGTCCGGTCCGGGCTGTTGCTGGCGGTCGGTGCGCGCGCCACCGCCGACCAGATCGGCACCCAGACCACCCAGATCGCCGCCATCAAGACCGACCCGAACTGGCAGGGCGGCGATTACTACGAGACCGGGAGGGCACCGGACGCCGGTTTGACGGTCGCCCGCCGCTTCGCCCACCTGACCTACCGCGGCGAGGTCGAGCTCGACACCCGGTTTGCCAACGGCAGCCAGGGCAACGAGAACCCCGCGACGGGCGGCCGCTACGCGGTACAGAGTTACCTAGAGCACCAGGGTGACAAGCTGTTGGCCCGCTTCGACGCCGGCAGCTACGTGGTCTTGACCGAGGCGCTGAGCAGCCACGACGTGGGCCGGGGTCGCGGCGGGGTGGGTGCGGCGCTGCGCGGGTGCCCGGTACCGGTGGTGGTTGGTGGCATTACCTCGGATCGGCTCTACCCGCTGCGCTTGCAGCAGGAGCTAGCCGAGCTGCTGCCGGGCTGTACCGGGCTGCGGGTTGTCGACTCCATCTACGGGCATGACGGCTTCCTGGTGGAATCCGAGGCCGTCGGCACATTGATCCGTCAAACCCTCGAATTGGCCGATGCGGGTTTCCGGGAAGACGTGTGTTCGCGGTGA
- a CDS encoding bifunctional o-acetylhomoserine/o-acetylserine sulfhydrylase, whose product MSSENSTQADSIAHWAFETKQVHAGQSPDSATNARALPIYQTTSYTFTDTAHAAALFGLEVPGNIYTRIGNPTTDVVEQRIAALEGGVAALFLASGQAAETFAILNLAGAGDHIVSSPRLYGGTYNLFHYSLAKIGIEVSFVADPDDLDSWQAAVRPNTKAFFGETISNPQIDLLDTPGVAEVAHANGLPLIVDNTIATPYLIQPLSQGADIVVHSATKYLGGHGAAIAGVIVDGGTFDWTQGRFPGFTTPDPSYHGVVYAELGPPAYALKARVQLLRDYGSAAAPFNAFLVAQGLETLSLRVERHVANAQRVAEFLANHDGVVSVNYAGLPSSPWHERAKKLAPKGTGAVLSFELAGGAAAGKAFVNALKLHSHVANIGDVRSLVIHPASTTHAQLSPAEQLATGVSPGLVRLAVGIEGIDDILADLELGFTAARKSSDPQAVAAF is encoded by the coding sequence GTGAGCTCTGAAAACAGCACCCAGGCCGATTCGATCGCGCATTGGGCGTTCGAAACGAAACAGGTTCATGCCGGGCAGAGCCCCGACTCGGCCACCAACGCCCGTGCATTGCCGATCTACCAGACCACCTCCTACACGTTCACCGACACCGCCCATGCCGCCGCGCTCTTCGGGCTGGAGGTTCCGGGCAACATCTACACCCGGATCGGCAACCCGACCACCGATGTCGTCGAGCAACGTATCGCCGCGCTGGAGGGCGGCGTGGCCGCACTGTTCCTTGCTTCTGGGCAGGCCGCGGAAACCTTCGCCATCTTGAACCTGGCCGGAGCCGGCGACCACATCGTGTCCAGCCCACGGCTCTACGGCGGAACCTATAACTTGTTCCACTACTCGCTGGCCAAGATCGGCATCGAGGTTAGCTTCGTCGCGGATCCCGACGATCTGGATTCGTGGCAGGCGGCGGTCCGACCGAACACCAAGGCGTTCTTCGGCGAGACCATCTCGAACCCGCAGATCGACCTGCTGGATACTCCCGGTGTCGCCGAGGTCGCCCACGCCAATGGGCTACCGCTGATCGTCGACAACACCATCGCGACGCCCTATCTCATCCAGCCACTGAGCCAGGGCGCCGACATCGTGGTGCACTCGGCCACCAAGTATCTCGGTGGGCATGGCGCCGCGATCGCCGGAGTGATCGTCGACGGCGGTACCTTTGACTGGACACAAGGCCGCTTCCCCGGATTCACCACACCCGATCCCAGCTACCACGGGGTGGTGTACGCCGAGCTCGGGCCGCCGGCGTATGCACTCAAGGCTCGCGTACAGCTGTTGCGTGACTACGGATCCGCGGCTGCACCGTTCAACGCATTCCTGGTGGCCCAAGGTCTCGAGACGCTGAGCCTGCGGGTAGAACGGCACGTCGCCAATGCGCAGCGGGTCGCCGAGTTTTTGGCCAACCACGATGGCGTGGTGTCGGTGAACTACGCAGGACTGCCCAGTTCGCCATGGCATGAACGGGCAAAGAAGCTGGCGCCCAAAGGAACTGGAGCCGTTCTATCGTTCGAGCTGGCTGGTGGCGCAGCGGCCGGCAAGGCGTTCGTGAATGCGCTGAAACTGCACAGTCACGTCGCCAACATCGGCGACGTGCGCTCGCTGGTGATTCATCCGGCTTCGACCACCCACGCCCAGCTAAGCCCCGCCGAGCAGTTGGCCACTGGGGTCAGCCCCGGGCTGGTGCGGCTGGCCGTCGGCATCGAGGGCATCGACGACATCCTGGCCGACCTGGAGCTCGGCTTCACGGCGGCCCGCAAGAGCAGTGATCCGCAGGCTGTGGCGGCCTTTTGA
- a CDS encoding class I SAM-dependent methyltransferase, translated as MKSLHDRSLSFGSAAAAYERGRPSYPPETIDWLLPAGARQVLDLGAGTGKLTTRLVERGLDVVAVDPIPEMLDVLHASLPDTRALLGTAEEIPLQDNSVDAVLVAQAWHWVNPARAIPEVARVLRPGGRLGLVWNTRDERLGWVRELGQIIGRDGDPVRNKVTLPAPFTDMARHQVEWTNYLTPQALIDLVASRSYCITSPAEVRTRTLDQVRELLATHPALANSAGLALPYVTVCIRATLAA; from the coding sequence ATCAAGTCTCTCCACGACCGCTCGCTGTCGTTCGGCTCCGCGGCGGCCGCCTATGAGCGAGGACGCCCGTCGTACCCACCCGAGACAATCGACTGGCTGTTGCCGGCCGGAGCGCGCCAGGTGCTTGACCTGGGTGCGGGCACCGGCAAGCTGACCACCCGGCTGGTCGAACGCGGCTTGGACGTGGTGGCCGTCGACCCGATTCCCGAGATGCTGGATGTGCTGCACGCTTCGCTGCCAGACACTCGTGCGCTGCTAGGCACTGCGGAAGAGATTCCGTTGCAGGACAACAGCGTTGACGCCGTGCTGGTCGCTCAGGCGTGGCACTGGGTCAATCCCGCGCGAGCCATCCCCGAGGTGGCCCGGGTGCTGCGGCCGGGCGGGCGACTGGGCCTGGTGTGGAATACCCGCGACGAACGACTCGGCTGGGTGCGCGAGCTAGGTCAGATCATCGGACGCGACGGCGACCCGGTCCGTAACAAGGTGACGCTGCCGGCACCGTTCACCGATATGGCGCGCCATCAAGTCGAATGGACGAATTACCTTACGCCGCAAGCATTGATCGACTTAGTGGCGTCTCGCAGCTACTGCATCACCTCGCCGGCCGAGGTGCGCACCAGAACGCTCGACCAGGTACGTGAGCTGCTGGCCACCCATCCGGCGCTGGCGAATTCGGCTGGCCTGGCGTTGCCCTATGTCACCGTGTGTATTCGTGCGACGTTGGCCGCCTAG
- a CDS encoding FAD-dependent oxidoreductase, whose translation MNHGMSRQTFLRGAVGALATGAVFGAARAVADPAVGWGPLASAIGGSVLLPASGAAFTTGKQVFNSLYNGSNPAAVVRVATQADVQKAVAFATANKLKVAPRGGGHSYTGASTAPGTMVLDLRGLPGETNFDSGSGNVTVAPATTLYAVHQALAGAGRAIPMGTCPTVGAAGLTLGGGLGADSRHAGLTCDALQSATVVLPSGDVVTASAHDNPDLFWALRGGGGGNFGVATSMTFATFATADSDVVRLDFPPSSAVQVLVGWQTWLTAADRNTWGMVDLSVSSSQTNCHVLATCPAGAGPGVADAIKRAVGLQPSAVQNKTFNHMDLVMYLAGGSSTPAPRGFVAGSDVITTVNASAARAIATAIGQWPVAAGAASVLVDSLGGAVADVAPEDSAFPWRRQSAVLQWYSQPNSGKVPAATQWLNAAHQAVQQFSAGGYVNYLEPKTSASRYFGSNLAQLTAIRQKYDPNRIMFSGLDF comes from the coding sequence CTGAATCATGGGATGTCACGGCAGACGTTTCTTCGCGGCGCCGTCGGAGCGTTGGCGACTGGAGCTGTGTTCGGCGCTGCGCGGGCTGTGGCGGACCCGGCTGTCGGCTGGGGTCCGCTGGCCTCCGCCATTGGTGGCAGCGTCCTGCTGCCAGCCAGCGGCGCTGCATTTACCACGGGCAAGCAAGTTTTCAATTCGCTGTACAACGGCTCTAACCCGGCGGCCGTCGTCAGGGTCGCAACACAGGCGGATGTCCAGAAGGCGGTCGCGTTCGCGACGGCGAACAAGCTCAAGGTCGCCCCGCGCGGTGGTGGGCATTCGTATACTGGGGCGTCGACCGCCCCCGGCACTATGGTGCTCGACCTGCGCGGGCTTCCCGGCGAGACGAACTTTGATAGCGGCAGCGGGAATGTCACAGTGGCACCGGCGACCACTCTGTATGCGGTCCACCAGGCGCTGGCCGGCGCCGGCCGGGCGATCCCCATGGGTACCTGTCCAACCGTCGGCGCCGCGGGGCTAACGCTGGGCGGCGGGCTGGGCGCCGATTCCCGGCACGCCGGCCTTACCTGCGACGCGCTGCAGTCGGCCACGGTGGTGTTGCCGAGCGGCGACGTGGTCACCGCGTCTGCTCACGACAATCCCGATCTGTTCTGGGCGCTTCGTGGTGGTGGCGGCGGCAACTTCGGGGTGGCGACGTCGATGACTTTCGCGACCTTCGCAACCGCTGACAGTGACGTCGTCCGGCTTGATTTTCCGCCATCGTCGGCAGTGCAGGTGCTCGTTGGTTGGCAGACCTGGCTGACCGCGGCCGACCGAAACACTTGGGGGATGGTCGATCTCTCGGTCAGTTCGTCTCAGACGAACTGCCATGTGCTGGCGACCTGCCCAGCGGGCGCTGGCCCGGGAGTGGCTGATGCGATCAAACGCGCAGTTGGGTTGCAGCCCAGCGCGGTTCAGAATAAGACGTTTAACCATATGGATCTGGTGATGTACTTGGCTGGTGGTAGCTCGACGCCCGCACCTCGCGGCTTTGTCGCTGGTTCGGATGTGATCACCACGGTGAATGCCAGCGCGGCCCGTGCCATCGCCACCGCGATTGGGCAGTGGCCCGTGGCGGCCGGGGCGGCGTCGGTGCTCGTCGACTCGCTGGGCGGTGCAGTCGCCGACGTGGCACCGGAAGATTCCGCGTTCCCGTGGCGCCGGCAGTCCGCGGTACTGCAGTGGTACTCCCAACCCAACAGCGGCAAAGTGCCCGCCGCCACGCAGTGGCTGAATGCTGCACACCAGGCGGTGCAACAGTTTTCGGCGGGGGGATACGTTAACTATCTAGAGCCCAAAACTTCGGCGTCGCGCTACTTCGGTTCGAACTTGGCACAGTTGACGGCCATCCGCCAGAAATACGACCCCAACCGGATCATGTTTTCCGGGCTCGATTTCTGA
- a CDS encoding bifunctional methylenetetrahydrofolate dehydrogenase/methenyltetrahydrofolate cyclohydrolase, with the protein MGAITLDGKATRDEILVDLKQRVAALTESGRTPGLGTILVGDDPGSQAYVRGKHADCAKVGITSIRRDLPADITTATLHDTIDELNANPDCTGYIVQLPLPKQLDENAALERVDPVKDADGLHPTNLGRLVLSTPAPLPCTARGIVHLLRRYGVEIAGAHVVIIGRGVTVGRPLGLLLTRRSENATVTLCHTGTRDLAALTKQADIIVAAVGVPHLLTADMVRPGAAVVDVGVSRTEAGLVGDVHPDVWEVAGHVSPNPGGVGPLTRAFLLTNVVELAEGRQ; encoded by the coding sequence GTGGGCGCAATCACGCTGGACGGCAAGGCCACCCGAGACGAGATCCTCGTCGACCTCAAACAACGCGTGGCAGCATTAACCGAATCCGGCCGCACACCCGGGCTGGGCACCATCCTGGTCGGTGACGACCCCGGATCACAGGCCTACGTCCGTGGCAAGCACGCCGACTGCGCGAAGGTGGGCATCACCTCGATTCGCCGCGACCTGCCCGCCGACATCACCACGGCCACGCTGCACGACACCATCGACGAACTGAACGCCAACCCCGACTGCACCGGCTATATCGTGCAGTTGCCGCTACCTAAGCAGCTGGATGAGAACGCGGCGCTGGAGCGTGTCGACCCCGTCAAGGACGCCGACGGCCTGCACCCAACGAACCTCGGCCGGCTAGTGCTGTCCACCCCGGCGCCGCTGCCGTGTACCGCGCGCGGCATCGTGCACCTGCTACGGCGCTACGGCGTCGAGATCGCCGGCGCACATGTCGTCATCATCGGGCGCGGTGTGACGGTGGGCCGCCCGCTGGGGCTGCTGCTGACGCGGCGCTCCGAGAACGCCACGGTGACGTTGTGCCACACCGGAACTCGCGATCTGGCCGCGCTAACCAAGCAGGCCGACATCATTGTGGCCGCCGTCGGTGTGCCGCATCTGCTGACCGCCGACATGGTGCGTCCCGGCGCCGCGGTCGTCGATGTCGGCGTCAGCCGGACCGAGGCCGGGCTCGTCGGCGACGTGCATCCCGATGTTTGGGAGGTCGCCGGTCACGTCTCACCGAATCCCGGTGGCGTCGGCCCGCTCACCCGGGCGTTTCTGCTGACCAACGTTGTCGAATTGGCCGAGGGGCGGCAATAA
- a CDS encoding DUF732 domain-containing protein: MRLFRCQPLTIRLLVATAAVVTAAAAFEAPAEADPIDDTFIDTLNHAGVNFGEPGSAKAMGQSVCPMLAEPGGNFAAAVQRIQGNSGMSPQMANAFTRIAISMYCPTMMANVASGNIPGLPPIPGVPGS, encoded by the coding sequence ATTCGGCTATTTCGCTGTCAACCATTGACCATTCGTCTGCTGGTGGCAACCGCCGCCGTGGTCACCGCGGCCGCAGCATTCGAAGCACCAGCCGAGGCAGACCCGATCGACGACACCTTCATCGACACGCTGAACCACGCCGGCGTCAACTTCGGCGAACCAGGAAGCGCGAAGGCAATGGGCCAGTCCGTCTGCCCGATGCTCGCCGAGCCGGGCGGCAATTTCGCCGCTGCCGTACAGCGCATTCAGGGAAACAGCGGCATGTCCCCGCAGATGGCCAACGCCTTTACCAGGATCGCGATTTCGATGTACTGCCCCACCATGATGGCCAACGTGGCCAGCGGCAACATACCCGGTCTGCCGCCAATCCCGGGTGTACCGGGAAGCTAG
- a CDS encoding DUF3017 domain-containing protein — translation MSVRAALRAQWPILLVGLIFAAAFVLAGANFWRRGSLLIGIGVGVAAVLRLVLSDERAGLLMVRSKGIDFVTTVLVGTAMVYIASTIDPLGTG, via the coding sequence ATAAGCGTGCGTGCGGCGTTGCGGGCGCAATGGCCGATTCTGCTGGTTGGGTTGATCTTCGCGGCAGCGTTCGTGCTGGCGGGGGCAAATTTCTGGCGTCGCGGTTCGCTGCTGATCGGTATCGGTGTCGGGGTAGCGGCGGTGCTGCGACTGGTGTTATCCGACGAGCGAGCCGGTCTGTTGATGGTGCGCAGCAAGGGCATCGACTTCGTGACAACGGTGTTGGTCGGGACGGCGATGGTCTACATCGCGTCGACCATCGACCCGTTGGGCACCGGCTAG